The nucleotide sequence TGTGGCAATTTTCAGAAAGTCCTCAGGTCAGCATGCCCGTATTCGTAGAAACCCTCACCGAACCCAGCTCGCAGGACCTTCTCGATCTGGCGAAAATCTTCGCCGACGCCCCCGCCTGGCTGCTGGCGCCCCACGCCGATGCCGAGGCGCTGATCCAGGCCGCGCTGGCCGACGGCAGCCTGATCGCCGGGCGCTTCAATGATCGTCTGCTCGGCGCAGCTCTGTTGCGACGCGACACTCGGCACTGGCAGCTGTCACACCTGTGCGTACGCAAGGTTACCCGCAGGCGAGGAGTCGGCAGGCGCATCCTCGATGAAGCGCAGCGCATGGCAGCCGAAGCAGGACAGGATCTGCAACTGGCGGCCCCGGCCGAACAGCTCGAAACCCAGGCGCTGGCAGCACGCATGCACCTGACCCTGGTTCCGCTCCAGTAGGGTTCCAACCCGGGTCAGCGCAACCTGCGGGGCTATACTCGGCCCTTTCAAGCACGCCACTCCTCTAACACGCCAAATCAAGGACTTGTCCATGAAAGCGATCGGCAAAATCCTGGGCCTGGCAATCCTCGGGTTGCTTCTGATCATCGTCGCGCTGGGCTTTGCCCTGACTCATCTGTTCGACCCCAACGACTACAAGGATGAGATTCGCGACCTGGCCCGTAGCAAAGCCGGGCTCGAACTGGACATCCGCGGCGACATCGGCTGGAGCCTCTTTCCCTGGCTGGGCCTGGAACTGCACGACACTACCCTTGCCAGCGCCAGCACACCACAGCAGCCGCTCGCCGACCTGCGCATGCTCGGCCTTTCCGTACGCGTGATGCCGCTGTTACGCCGCGAAGTGCAGATGAGCGATATCACCCTCAATGGGCTCAACCTGACGCTGACGCGCGATGAAAACGGCACGGGCAACTGGGAAGGCATCGGCCAGCCACCCCAGCAGCAGGATCAAACGGCAACAGAACCCGCTACCACGACTGCCGAAACCGAATCCAAACCTGGCAAGGCCAGCCGCCCGCTGCAACTCGACATCGACAGCCTGACTGTCAAGGATGCGCGCGTCACCTATCAGGATGCCCAGAGCGGCCAGCATCTGAGCGCCGAAGGCATCGAGCTGACCACCGGCGCCATCCGCGAGGGAGAGCCGATCCCGCTCAAACTCAACGCTTTTTTTGGCAGCAACAAACCGGTCATGCGCGCGCGCACCGAACTGCAGGGCAGCCTGCGCTTCGACAACAAGCTGCAGCGCTACCAGCTCGAAGACCTGCGCCTGAGCGGCGAAGCCTCCGGCGAGCCCCTGCAAGGCAAGACCCTCAACTTCAGCGCTCAGGGCCAGCTGCTGGCGGATCTGGCAGCAGACGTTGCCGAATGGAGCAGCCTCAAGTTCACCGCCAATCAGTTGCGCGGGCTTGGCGAACTCAAGGCCAGCAATCTGCAAGACCAACCAACGCTCAGCGGCACCCTGACAATAGCCTCCTTCAACCTGCGCGAGTTCCTCGACAGCCTCGGCCAGAGCCTCCCGGACATGGCCGACGGCAGCACCCTGAGCAAGGCGGAACTGATCACCCGGCTGAACGCCACGACCAACAGCCTGAGCTTCGACGATCTCACCCTCAAGCTGGATGACAGCACCTTCACTGGTCAGCTTGGCGTCAGCGACTTCGCCAAGCAGGCTCTGCGGGTAGATCTCAAGGGCGACCGCCTGGACCTCGACCGCTATCTACCGCCGCCGAGCAAGGATGCAGCTACCCAGAGCCGCAAGAGCGAGGTCAAAGCCAGCGAAACAGCCGCCATCGGCAGCGGCACCACACCACTGCCGGAAAAGCCGACCCAGCAAGCCTGGAGTGAAGCCTCGGTGCTGCCCATCGCGACCCTGCGCAGCCTGGACACACAGGTCAACCTTGCCATCGGCAGCCTTACTGCGATGCAGCTGCCGCTGGACAACTTCAACCTCAAGGCACGCACCGGCGGCGGCCTACTAACTCTGCAAAATCTTACCGGCGGCCTCTACAACGGCCGCGTGGACGCCTCGGGCAGCCTCGATGTTCGCCCGGATATTCCTCAGCTAACCGCGCAGACACGTATCGCCCGCGTACCGGTGGAGCGCCTGCTGCAAAGCCAGGGCGAACAGGTCACGATCAAGGGCCTGCTCAACCTGGACAGCGACATCCGCACCCAGGGCAATAGCCAGAAGGCCTGGGTCGACAACCTCAACGGCAAGGTCGGTTTCGTCCTCGACAATGGCATCCTCGTCGATGCCAACCTCGAACAGCAGCTGTGCCGCGCCATCGCCACCCTCAACCGCAAGCCACTGACCAGCGAACCGCGCAGCAAGGACACGCCGTTCCGCGAACTGAAGGGCAACCTCACCCTGCGCAACGGTGTAGCCAGCAACCCCGATCTCAAGGCCAGCATTCCCGGCCTGACAGTCAACGGTAACGGTGACCTGGACTTGCGCGTACTCGGCATGGACTACCGCATCGGCATTCTCATCGAAGGCGACAAGGGCGCGATGCCGGACGAAGCCTGCCAGGTCAACGAGCGCTACGAAGGCATCGAGTGGCCACTGCGTTGCCGCGGCCCGCTGGAACTGGGGGCCAAGGCCTGCCGCTTCGACAACGATGCTTTGGGCAAGGTGGCCGCCCGCCTGGCCGGTGAAAAGCTCAGCGAAAAGCTCGAAGAGAAGCTTGGCGACAAGGTCAGCCCCGACCTTAAAGACGCGATCAAGGGGCTGTTCAAGCGATGAGTCCCGACGAATTTGGCGCGGCAGTCCTGCACTGGTACGACCGTCACGGTCGCAAGGACCTGCCTTGGCAACAGGGCATCACGCCCTACCGTGTGTGGGTCTCGGAAATCATGCTGCAGCAGACCCAGGTCAGCACCGTACTGGGTTATTTCGACCGTTTCATGAGCGCCCTGCCCAGCGTCGAAGCCCTTGCCGCCGCCCAGGAAGACGAAGTGCTGCATCTGTGGACGGGCCTCGGCTACTACAGCCGTGCGCGCAATCTGCACAAGACCGCAAAAATTGTCGTCGAAGAGTATGGTGGCGCCTTTCCGCAGGACGTAGAGAAACTCGCAGAGCTGCCCGGCATCGGCCGCTCCACCGCTGGCGCCATCGCCAGCCTGGCCATGGGACTGCGCGCGCCCATCCTCGACGGCAACGTCAAGCGCGTGCTGGCACGCTACGTCGCCCAGGACGGCTATCCGGGCGAGCCGAAAGTCGCCAGGCAACTGTGGGAAGTCGCCGAGCGCCTCACGCCGCAGCAGCGGGTCAACCACTACACCCAGGCGATGATGGACCTCGGCGCCACGCTCTGCACCCGCAGCAAGCCCAGCTGCCTGCTGTGCCCACTGAAAGGCGGCTGCCGTGCCCATCTGCTCGGCCGCGAAACCGACTACCCGGTACCCAAACCACGCAAGGCGCTACCCCGCAAGCGTACCCTGATGCCGCTACTGGCCAACCACGAAGGCGCCATCCTGCTCTACCGACGCCCTCCTACCGGACTCTGGGGAGGACTCTGGAGCCTGCCCGAACTGGATGATCTGAGCGCCCTCGCCCCCCTGGCCGAGCGCCATGCACTGACTCTTCGGGAGCAACGCGAACTGCCCGACCTGACCCACACCTTCAGCCATTTCCAGCTGACCATCGAGCCCTGGCTGATCAGGGTAGAATCGACCGTTGACGCCGTGGCTGAGGCCGACTGGCTCTGGTATAACCTCGCCACCCCGCCGCGACTGGGGCTTGCAGCGCCAGTAAAGACGCTGCTCAAGCGCGCCGCAGCCGAACTGAACGCAGGAGAGATTTCATGACCCGCACCGTGATCTGCCGAAAATACAAAGAAGAACTCCCCGCTCTCGACCGCCCACCCTATCCGGGCGCAAAAGGCGAAGACATCTACAACAACGTTTCCAAAAAAGCCTGGGAAGACTGGCAGAAACACCAGACCATGCTGATCAACGAACGCCGCCTGAACATGATGAACGCCGAGGACCGCAAGTTCCTGCAGGAGGAGATGGACAAGTTCTTCTCCGGCGAGGACTACGCCAAGGCCGAGGGCTACGTTCCGCCCAGCGAGTAGTCGCAGAACACCAAACGCCCCGTCCGGGGCGTTTTTTTTGCCGTGCAAAGACTCCCACAGCGCTAAATGCCCGCCCCTGCTAAATATTTTCGATTCCGCGCTTGACAGTCAAAAGCCAAATCCGTCTAATAGCGCCCCGTTGCCCAGGTAGCTCAGTCGGTAGAGCAGGGGATTGAAAATCCCCGTGTCGGCGGTTCGATTCCGTCCCTGGGCACCACTCTTTCGTTTCGAGTGGTGCAGAAAAGCCATTCGAAACTCGCAAAAACCCGCCTAGTGCGGGTTTTTTGTTGCCTGCGTTTTTTTGCCTGTCAGCACTTCACCCGCGCATTTCACACAGCAATTCTGGACTAGGCCGGGATCGACTGATATGAAATAGCCATGTGAGCGTCTTACTCCAATAAAAATAAAGCTGGCTAGGGAGCGCAACGCAGTGCGGAGACTATTCTCGACCCTCTCGATCTGGGCGATGCTGGCTGTTGCGCCGGCGATGGCTGAGCAGTGGGCATTCGTGACCGAGGATTTCCCACCCTTCACTCACCCCGCCGAAGACCTCGGCAGCCTTGAGACCGGCGTAATGGCGGGCGGACCTCTGGTGGAGATCGTGCAAAGTGTCTGTGCACGTCTCGACCGGGAATGCACGATCATGCTGCACCCCTGGCAGCGGGCACTACGGATGGCCGAACAGGGTGAAGCGGACGGCATATTCACCGTGGTCCGCTCCCCCGACCGCGAACGCGAATTTCATATCAGCCGAATGCTGGTGACCTCTCGTTACAGCGTCTTCGCCCGCGACGAAAGCAACTTCGTCTTCTCCGGCCCGAATGATCTGGCCGGCCGCACGGTTGGGGTTTACGGGCCATCCGGCACGTCCTGGCTATTGTCCGAACGCCTCAAGTCCATCGCAGATGTGCGCATCCACATGACCTTGAACAACCGACGTCTGCTGAACATGTTGCAGTCCGAGCGCTTTGGTCAGGAAGGGCTCGCGGTGGTAAATCAGGACGTCGCCTGGCACCTGATCGAAGACGAAGAACTCCACGGTCTACGCGAGGCAGGCGAGCTGGCGGTGGTCTACTACGGTATCGGCCTTTCGCGAAAGCGAGTCAGCGAAGAACAGTTCCAGGCGTTCGAGCAGGCTCTGGATGGAGCCATTACCGACGGCACCGTACCCAGGATTTTGCGCCGCTATCGGCTAGAAGCCGCTTATCCATAGCCTTACGGCTGATCGAGCCCTCGGACAAAACCGAAACCTGATGCGGCCAAACCGTGCAAACTCATCTATATAGGTAAAGGCGATCTGCCGCGACCGATCCGACGCCCAGGTAAAGTGACCAGCCAGTCACGCTCATGACAAAGGCATCACGCTTGGCGCCGGCCCTCGCCCATGCTAGGTTTGCGCCCGCCAGGATGGCGAGCAGTCAGCCGGAGCGCATCAATACGGAATCAGGCCGGCTGAAGCACAGGCCTGACAAGAGGAAGTTCAATGGCCGAGGCCATACCTGCACTGGAAATCCGCAACCTGCACAAGCGCTACGGCGAGCTGGAGGTTCTCAAAGGTATTTCGCTGACGGCGCACGACGGTGACGTCATTTCCATTCTCGGCTCGTCGGGTTCGGGAAAATCCACCTTTCTGCGTTGCATCAACCTGCTGGAAAACCCCCACGAAGGCGAGATTCTGGTCGCCGGCGAACAGCTCAAGCTCAAGCGCGCCAAAGACGGTGATCTGGTTGCGGCTGACGCCAAGCAGATCAACCGAATGCGCAGCAAACTAGGTTTCGTGTTCCAGAACTTCAACCTCTGGCCGCACATGAGCGTGCTCGACAACATCATCGAAGCGCCACGCCGGGTGCTTGGCCAGAGCAAGGCAGAAGCCACGGAAATTGCCGAAGCACTACTGGCCAAGGTCGGCATCGCTGATAAGCGTCACGTCTATCCCAACCAGCTGTCCGGCGGCCAGCAGCAGCGTGCGGCCATCGCCCGCACCCTGGCCATGCAACCGAAGGTGATCCTTTTCGACGAGCCGACTTCGGCGCTGGACCCGGAAATGGTACAAGAAGTGCTAGCAGTAATTCGCTCGCTCGCCGAAGAGGGGCGCACCATGCTGCTGGTCACCCATGAGATGAATTTCGCCAAGCAAGTCTCCAGCGAAGTGGTTTTCCTCCACCAGGGTCTGGTCGAGGAGCAAGGAACGCCCGCGCAGGTATTTGACAACCCGCATTCGGCGCGCTGTAAACAGTTCATGTCCAGCCATCGTTAATGGAGCAACACCCGCATGAAAAGCTATAAGAAGATTCTGCTGACCGCTGCTGCATCCCTGATCATCGGTACCCAGGCTTTCGCTGCGGAGAAACTGCGCATCGGCACCGAGGGCGCCTACCCGCCCTTCAACCTTATCGACGCCAGCGGCCAGGTAGTCGGCTTCGACCTGGATATCTCGCACGCCCTCTGCGCCAAGATGGAAGTGGAATGCGAAGTGGTGACCTCCGACTGGGACGGCATCATTCCTGCTCTCAACGCGCGCAAGTTCGACTTCCTTGCAGCCTCCATGTCGATCACTGAAGAGCGCAAGAACGCCGTCGACTTCACCGACCACTACTACACCAACAAGCTGCAGTTCGTAGCCCCCAAGTCGGTGGATTTCAAGACCGACAAGGGCTACCTGAGGGGCAAGGTGATCGGCGCCCAGCGCGCTACCATTGCCGGCACCTGGCTGGAAGACAACATGGATGGCGTGGTTACCATCAACCTCTACGACACCCAGGAAAACGCCTACCTGGACCTAGCCAGCGGTCGCGTTGACGGCATCCTCGCCGACACCTTCGTGCAGTGGGAATGGCTCAAGAGCGATGCCGGCAAGGACTTCGAATTCAAGGGCGAGCCGGTGTTCGACGATGACAAGATCGCCATCGCCGTGCGCAAGGGTAACGACGAACTGCGCGAGCGCCTGAACAAGGCACTGGCGGAAATCATCGCTGACGGTACCTACAAGCAGATCAACGAAAAGTATTTCCCGTTCAGCATTTACTGATCCGACCGAACCGAAGCCCGGCCGCCACATAACTGGCGGGCCGGGCTTTGGTGTTTGAGCTTCTATGATTCCCGACCTTCACGGATTCGGTCCGGCACTGATCGCCGGCACCTGGATGACTATTCAGCTGGCTCTGGCGTCGTTGGCGCTGGGGCTGGTACTCGGCCTGCTCGGCGCCCTGGCCAAGACCTCGCCTTATGTGGCCATGCGCTGGGTAGGCGGCACTTACTCGACCATCGTGCGCGGCGTCCCGGAGCTGATCTGGGTCCT is from Pseudomonas saudiphocaensis and encodes:
- a CDS encoding ABC transporter ATP-binding protein, translating into MAEAIPALEIRNLHKRYGELEVLKGISLTAHDGDVISILGSSGSGKSTFLRCINLLENPHEGEILVAGEQLKLKRAKDGDLVAADAKQINRMRSKLGFVFQNFNLWPHMSVLDNIIEAPRRVLGQSKAEATEIAEALLAKVGIADKRHVYPNQLSGGQQQRAAIARTLAMQPKVILFDEPTSALDPEMVQEVLAVIRSLAEEGRTMLLVTHEMNFAKQVSSEVVFLHQGLVEEQGTPAQVFDNPHSARCKQFMSSHR
- a CDS encoding oxidative damage protection protein, encoding MTRTVICRKYKEELPALDRPPYPGAKGEDIYNNVSKKAWEDWQKHQTMLINERRLNMMNAEDRKFLQEEMDKFFSGEDYAKAEGYVPPSE
- a CDS encoding substrate-binding periplasmic protein, which gives rise to MLAVAPAMAEQWAFVTEDFPPFTHPAEDLGSLETGVMAGGPLVEIVQSVCARLDRECTIMLHPWQRALRMAEQGEADGIFTVVRSPDREREFHISRMLVTSRYSVFARDESNFVFSGPNDLAGRTVGVYGPSGTSWLLSERLKSIADVRIHMTLNNRRLLNMLQSERFGQEGLAVVNQDVAWHLIEDEELHGLREAGELAVVYYGIGLSRKRVSEEQFQAFEQALDGAITDGTVPRILRRYRLEAAYP
- a CDS encoding ABC transporter substrate-binding protein produces the protein MKSYKKILLTAAASLIIGTQAFAAEKLRIGTEGAYPPFNLIDASGQVVGFDLDISHALCAKMEVECEVVTSDWDGIIPALNARKFDFLAASMSITEERKNAVDFTDHYYTNKLQFVAPKSVDFKTDKGYLRGKVIGAQRATIAGTWLEDNMDGVVTINLYDTQENAYLDLASGRVDGILADTFVQWEWLKSDAGKDFEFKGEPVFDDDKIAIAVRKGNDELRERLNKALAEIIADGTYKQINEKYFPFSIY
- the mutY gene encoding A/G-specific adenine glycosylase; protein product: MSPDEFGAAVLHWYDRHGRKDLPWQQGITPYRVWVSEIMLQQTQVSTVLGYFDRFMSALPSVEALAAAQEDEVLHLWTGLGYYSRARNLHKTAKIVVEEYGGAFPQDVEKLAELPGIGRSTAGAIASLAMGLRAPILDGNVKRVLARYVAQDGYPGEPKVARQLWEVAERLTPQQRVNHYTQAMMDLGATLCTRSKPSCLLCPLKGGCRAHLLGRETDYPVPKPRKALPRKRTLMPLLANHEGAILLYRRPPTGLWGGLWSLPELDDLSALAPLAERHALTLREQRELPDLTHTFSHFQLTIEPWLIRVESTVDAVAEADWLWYNLATPPRLGLAAPVKTLLKRAAAELNAGEIS
- a CDS encoding AsmA family protein, with translation MKAIGKILGLAILGLLLIIVALGFALTHLFDPNDYKDEIRDLARSKAGLELDIRGDIGWSLFPWLGLELHDTTLASASTPQQPLADLRMLGLSVRVMPLLRREVQMSDITLNGLNLTLTRDENGTGNWEGIGQPPQQQDQTATEPATTTAETESKPGKASRPLQLDIDSLTVKDARVTYQDAQSGQHLSAEGIELTTGAIREGEPIPLKLNAFFGSNKPVMRARTELQGSLRFDNKLQRYQLEDLRLSGEASGEPLQGKTLNFSAQGQLLADLAADVAEWSSLKFTANQLRGLGELKASNLQDQPTLSGTLTIASFNLREFLDSLGQSLPDMADGSTLSKAELITRLNATTNSLSFDDLTLKLDDSTFTGQLGVSDFAKQALRVDLKGDRLDLDRYLPPPSKDAATQSRKSEVKASETAAIGSGTTPLPEKPTQQAWSEASVLPIATLRSLDTQVNLAIGSLTAMQLPLDNFNLKARTGGGLLTLQNLTGGLYNGRVDASGSLDVRPDIPQLTAQTRIARVPVERLLQSQGEQVTIKGLLNLDSDIRTQGNSQKAWVDNLNGKVGFVLDNGILVDANLEQQLCRAIATLNRKPLTSEPRSKDTPFRELKGNLTLRNGVASNPDLKASIPGLTVNGNGDLDLRVLGMDYRIGILIEGDKGAMPDEACQVNERYEGIEWPLRCRGPLELGAKACRFDNDALGKVAARLAGEKLSEKLEEKLGDKVSPDLKDAIKGLFKR
- the panM gene encoding aspartate 1-decarboxylase autocleavage activator PanM codes for the protein MPVFVETLTEPSSQDLLDLAKIFADAPAWLLAPHADAEALIQAALADGSLIAGRFNDRLLGAALLRRDTRHWQLSHLCVRKVTRRRGVGRRILDEAQRMAAEAGQDLQLAAPAEQLETQALAARMHLTLVPLQ